The Syngnathus scovelli strain Florida chromosome 13, RoL_Ssco_1.2, whole genome shotgun sequence genome has a window encoding:
- the tmem119b gene encoding transmembrane protein 119b, giving the protein MKLLLYNLVEGSTDLEEPDDVTTSSAALDHQFAPPDLLSQVVDFLRDHMVLVLVVASLLLIALLAVCGAVFLTRRRKFHTYYPSSYPAKMYVDQQDKSGGARGFHEIPEKKTPAATHRESQLTDSNKQLQADITRVAKSLRTPTKTLEDGSRTETPDESPPGPVADQAGEAPEASPQGDGAEKPEEEFREPASGRNLRPPSLHLHNDSATLQLIAGEKTAF; this is encoded by the coding sequence ATGAAACTGCTCTTGTACAACTTGGTGGAAGGCAGCACCGACCTCGAGGAACCGGACGATGTCACGACCTCCAGCGCCGCCTTGGACCACCAATTCGCGCCGCCAGACCTCCTGAGCCAGGTGGTGGACTTTCTGCGAGACCACATGGTCTTGGTCCTGGTGGTGGCGTCCCTGCTCTTGATTGCGCTCCTGGCCGTGTGCGGCGCCGTCTTCCTGACGAGGCGGCGTAAATTCCACACCTACTACCCGTCGTCGTATCCCGCCAAGATGTACGTAGACCAGCAGGACAAGAGCGGCGGGGCGAGGGGATTTCATGAAATTCCCGAGAAGAAGACGCCGGCCGCCACCCATCGGGAAAGCCAACTAACAGATTCCAACAAGCAGCTCCAGGCGGACATCACGAGGGTGGCGAAGAGTCTGAGGACTCCCACCAAAACTTTGGAGGACGGCTCCAggactgagacgccggatgagtCGCCGCCGGGTCCGGTTGCGGACCAGGCCGGCGAGGCGCCCGAAGCGTCACCGCAGGGCGATGGGGCAGAGAAGCCCGAAGAGGAGTTCCGGGAGCCGGCTAGCGGCCGGAATCTGCGACCTCCGTCTTTGCATCTTCACAACGATTCAGCCACTCTGCAGCTTATCGCCGGGGAGAAAACAGCCTTCTGA
- the LOC125979721 gene encoding iron-sulfur cluster assembly scaffold protein IscU, with amino-acid sequence MATAVANKCLSPLTFLTRRLSVPEIFSQCCYHQKVVDHYENPRNVGTLDKHSKKVGTGLVGAPACGDVMKLQIEVDDKGKIVDARFKTFGCGSAIASSSLATEWLKGKSVDEALSIRNTDIAKELCLPPVKLHCSMLAEDAIKAALADYRLKQQDDQQVAAQASN; translated from the exons ATGGCGACCGCTGTGGCGAACAAATGCCTCAGTCCTCTCACTTTCCTCACGAGGAGACTTTCTGTTCCCGAAATCTTTTCCCAGTGTTGCTATCACCAGAAG GTGGTGGATCATTACGAGAACCCGAGGAATGTGGGCACACTGGACAAACACTCCAAGAAGGTGGGGACCGGCCTGGTTGGGGCGCCGGCGTGCGGCGACGTCATGAAGCTTCAG ATCGAGGTTGACGACAAGGGCAAGATTGTGGACGCCCGCTTCAAGACGttcggctgcggctcggccatCGCCTCCAGCTCGCTGGCCACCGAGTGGCTCAAGGGCAAATCT GTGGACGAGGCGCTGAGCATCAGGAACACGGACATCGCCAAAGAGCTCTGCTTGCCACCTGTCAAACTGCACTGCTCCA TGCTTGCCGAGGACGCcatcaaggcggcgctggccgacTACCGGCTCAAGCAGCAAGACGACCAGCAGGTGGCAGCCCAGGCCTCCAATTGA
- the selplg gene encoding P-selectin glycoprotein ligand 1, with product MAALGINCFLLSGCLSLLVSSGSVVPTTDETQTRLTFEDVSKVGQDATRRDSDPLPIQNHTPGLEIGRTSAPESSDPIFNSSSRSLISTPAEPPEASKSTIQATLMATQSQRAAAYTSPANWDLSSWTTTPEAPRTSSISGSKGNSTPVHSPETSRGPAPTGSLKPEDLSDRRSPLSSPETSTSVPDSTPTLIQGHTILSALNTSLTGKVNLTNSISTPEAPRATIWSTPVPIQSHKSTAVTSWTSNSNSTRLVSTADPPQSTRSGSESTSIPTQSHRPPPGFGTTQTREAPGLASWPPVTSPPAFGTTVRTDQPGAPTATRSPSSTSAVTSSSQTTTRAPCVSPKDPPVSENQSCSPRGVVKPCLVAIACLAALATIFMVSTIVLCAKLSTRNYKPRKAQDQTEMTFMSSLLPERNYEGVRRQRSPVSNGVLVLHSAGGDSDDGMDDNLTLSSFLPEGDRCV from the coding sequence ATGGCGGCCCTCGGCATCAACTGCTTTTTGCTGTCAGGCTGCCTTTCACTTTTGGTCTCTAGCGGTTCGGTGGTGCCCACCACTGATGAAACGCAGACCAGGTTGACCTTTGAAGATGTTTCCAAAGTTGGTCAAGATGCCACCAGAAGGGATTCGGATCCTTTGCCAATCCAGAATCACACTCCGGGTCTTGAAATTGGAAGAACATCTGCTCCCGAGAGTTCCGATCCCATCTTCAACTCCTCCTCCAGAAGTCTGATCTCCACACCAGCAGAGCCTCCTGAAGCCTCAAAGAGCACAATCCAGGCCACTTTAATGGCCACTCAAAGTCAAAGGGCCGCCGCATACACATCTCCTGCTAACTGGGATCTTTCCAGTTGGACCACCACACCAGAAGCACCAAGAACCAGCTCCATCTCTGGCTCCAAGGGAAATTCAACTCCAgtccattctccagagacttctAGGGGACCAGCTCCTACTGGCTCTTTGAAACCTGAGGATCTTTCTGATCGAAGAAGTCCACTCTCCTCACCAGAGACCTCCACCTCTGTCCCCGATTCTACTCCAACCTTGATCCAAGGCCACACCATTCTGTCAGCTTTGAACACTTCTTTGACCGGCAAAGTCAATCTTACCAATTCCATTTCCACACCAGAAGCACCAAGGGCCACTATCTGGTCAACTCCGGTCCCAATCCAAAGTCATAAAAGCACCGCAGTGACATCTTGGACGAGTAACTCCAATTCTACCAGGCTGGTCTCCACAGCAGACCCTCCCCAATCAACGAGATCCGGCTCTGAGTCGACGTCAATCCCGACCCAAAGTCACCGACCTCCTCCAGGTTTTGGGACAACTCAAACGCGAGAAGCCCCTGGGCTAGCAAGTTGGCCTCCAGTCACGAGTCCTCCAGCTTTCGGAACAACGGTAAGGACCGATCAGCCTGGAGCTCCTACTGCTACGAGAAGCCCGAGCTCCACCTCAGCGGTAACGTCCTCGAGCCAGACGACCACTCGGGCGCCTTGCGTCAGCCCGAAGGATCCCCCCGTCTCGGAGAACCAGTCGTGCTCCCCCCGTGGCGTGGTGAAGCCCTGCCTGGTGGCCatcgcctgcctggctgccctgGCCACCATCTTCATGGTGTCCACTATCGTCCTCTGCGCCAAACTCTCCACCAGGAATTACAAGCCGAGGAAGGCCCAGGACCAGACGGAGATGACCTTCATGTCGTCGCTTCTGCCCGAGAGGAACTACGAAGGCGTGAGGCGGCAGCGCAGCCCGGTCTCCAACGGAGTCTTGGTGCTTCACAGCGCCGGCGGGGACAGCGACGATGGCATGGACGACAACCTGACCCTAAGTAGCTTCCTTCCGGAGGGTGACAGGTGTGTTTAG
- the coro1cb gene encoding coronin-1C-A isoform X1, protein MGQKVDKMQDEDEESRNGREGVASARGASPGSEHSDPQTERPIGHHAPRDGPVVGGAGEGRQDAATAEDSKCALNFGKTGSEKLPACDGSWAMEASGNRWHGEDMCRPPDEEDFALQTEDGQSPVKDRDEVDAVLGKSRGEVAQDGFAGAVSKRLKAAPVTPPPLTHLTSEKELQLSEEKPKTKGPPPPVPKKPPKPFIKLKTAQLMSAERRGKDHLRSEERARRRHTVDLHKGFLTGGATNQDMCPLWHERSAKASRSDVRRRSVEFGSWARDRTDNDYGGLVDFEYCARVAQLSPDEDPVDLDMVRRRVFLERRNLYKKAAAPPPPPPIASKPRNPFADQESQEPLRRALLPERTDPRDNSTDCRPDGDKADSYKPVSELVKETARRSQEDRARAEGAKSLAKALERNPSVKVSQMKNAFDVPKRSKERPRENQPSPKKDMLRRVVRQSKFRHVFGQALRNDQCYDDIRVSRVTWDSSFCAVNPKFVAIIIEASGGGAFLVLPLHKTGRIDKVFPTVCGHTGPVLDIDWCPHNDLVIASGSEDCTVMVWQIPDNGLESPLSEAVVVLEGHSKRVGIVSWHPTARNVLLSAGCDNQVIIWNVGTGEAMIILDDMHPDVIFSVSWSRNGSLLCTACKDKKVRVVDPRKKKIVAEKDKAHEGARPMRAIFLADGKIFTTGFSRMSERQLALWKTDNMEEPICVQEMDSSNGVLLPFFDPDTNIVYLCGKGDSSIRYFEITDEAPYVHYLNTFTTKEPQRGMGYMPKRGLDVNKCEIARFYKLQERKCEPIIMTVPRKSDLFQDDLYPDTAGPDPALEAEEWFAGKNGGPVLISLKDGYVPTKSRDLKVVKANILDGKAAAAATAKSENAANVQKNLSSHAPAQPATQKMEDKLEEVLREFKSLRDRVILQDRRIARLEEQVAKVAM, encoded by the exons ATGGGTCAGAAGGTGGACAAGATGCAGGACGAGGACGAGGAGTCGCGCAACGGCCGGGAGGGCGTGGCGTCCGCCCGAGGAGCTTCCCCCGGGTCGGAGCATTCGGATCCCCAAACCGAGCGGCCAATCGGGCATCACGCTCCGAGGGACGGACCTGTGGTGGGTGGAGCCGGGGAGGGTCGGCAGGACGCCGCTACGGCTGAGGACTCAAAATGTGCTCTGAACTTTGGCAAGACCGGATCGGAGAAGCTTCCAGCCTGTGACGGCTCTTGGGCTATGGAGGCCAGCGGGAACAGATGGCACGGCGAAGATATGTGCAGACCTCCGGACGAGGAGGACTTTGCGCTTCAAACAGAAGATGGTCAATCGCCCGTTAAGGATAGAGACGAGGTAGACGCCGTGCTCGGAAAAAGCCGAGGGGAAGTCGCCCAGGACGGGTTTGCCGGCGCGGTCTCAAAAAGGCTGAAGGCTGCGCCGGTCACTCCTCCGCCTTTGACCCATCTCACGTCGGAGAAAGAACTACAGCTGTCGGAGGAGAAGCCGAAAACCAAAGGTCCGCCTCCGCCGGTTCCCAAAAAACCGCCAAAGCCCTTCATCAAGCTCAAAACGGCTCAGCTGATGTCCGCCGAGAGACGAGGCAAAGATCACCTCCGTTCCGAAGAGAGGGCCAGGAGGAGACACACCGTGGACCTTCACAAAGGCTTCCTCACGGGCGGCGCCACCAATCAGGACATGTGCCCGTTGTGGCACGAGAGGAGCGCCAAGGCCTCGCGCTCCGACGTACGTCGTCGGTCGGTAGAGTTTGGTTCTTGGGCGCGGGACCGCACGGACAACGACTACGGAGGCTTGGTGGACTTTGAGTACTGCGCCCGAGTGGCGCAGTTGTCTCCGGACGAGGATCCCGTCGACTTGGACATGGTGCGGAGGAGAGTTTTCCTGGAGAGACGCAATCTGTATAAAAAAGCagcagcgccgccgccgccgccaccgattGCGTCAAAGCCCCGAAATCCGTTTGCAGACCAGGAAAGCCAAGAACCTTTGAGACGAGCGCTTCTGCCCGAAAGGACGGACCCGCGAGACAATTCCACCGACTGCCGACCGGACGGCGATAAAGCCGATTCCTACAAGCCGGTGTCCGAACTGGTCAAGGAAACCGCCAGGAGAAGTCAGGAGGACCGAGCTAGAGCGGAAGGGGCCAAAAGCCTGGCCAAGGCGCTGGAGCGCAACCCCAGCGTCAAAGTGTCCCAGATGAAGAACGCCTTTGACGTCCCAAAGAGATCCAAGGAGAGGCCGCGAGAAAATCAACCGTCTCCCAAAAAAG ACATGTTGCGGCGGGTTGTGCGACAGAGCAAGTTCCGCCACGTCTTCGGCCAGGCGCTGAGGAACGACCAGTGCTACGACGACATCCGCGTCTCTCGGGTCACATGGGACAGCTCCTTCTGCGCCGTCAACCCCAAGTTTGTGGCCATCATCATCGAGGCCAGCGGCGGCGGAGCTTTCCTCGTCCTGCCTTTGCACAAG ACGGGCCGCATCGACAAGGTGTTCCCCACCGTGTGCGGTCACACGGGTCCGGTGCTGGACATCGACTGGTGCCCCCACAATGACCTGGTCATCGCCAGCGGCTCCGAGGACTGCACCGTCATG GTTTGGCAGATCCCCGACAACGGCCTGGAGTCCCCCCTCTCTGAGGCCGTGGTGGTTCTGGAGGGCCACTCCAAGAGGGTGGGCATCGTGTCTTGGCACCCCACCGCTCGCAACGTTCTTCTCAGCGCCG GGTGCGACAACCAGGTGATCATCTGGAACGTGGGCACCGGCGAGGCCATGATCATCCTGGACGACATGCACCCCGACGTGATCTTCAGCGTCAGCTGGAGCCGCAACGGCAGCCTACTGTGCACCGCCTGCAAGGACAAGAAGGTCCGCGTGGTGGACCCGCGCAAGAAGAAGATTGTGGCG GAGAAGGATAAAGCCCACGAGGGAGCTCGGCCAATGCGAGCAATCTTCCTAGCAGACGGAAAGATCTTCACCACCGGATTCAGCCGCATGAGCGAGCGCCAGCTCGCGCTCTGGAAAACC GACAACATGGAGGAGCCCATTTGCGTTCAGGAGATGGATTCCAGCAACGGAGTCCTGCTGCCCTTCTTTGACCCGGACACCAACATCGTGTACCTTTGCGGAAAG GGCGACAGCAGCATTCGCTACTTTGAGATCACGGACGAGGCTCCGTACGTGCACTACCTCAACACCTTCACCACCAAGGAGCCGCAGAGGGGCATGGGCTACATGCCCAAGCGCgggctggatgtcaacaaatgtGAAATTGCCAG GTTCTACAAATTACAGGAGAGGAAATGTGAACCAATCATCATGACCGTCCCCCGGAAG TCGGACCTCTTCCAGGACGACCTGTACCCGGACACGGCGGGGCCCGACCCCGCCCTGGAGGCGGAAGAGTGGTTCGCCGGCAAGAACGGCGGCCCGGTCCTCATCTCGCTCAAAGACGGCTACGTGCCCACCAAGAGCCGAGACCTCAAAGTGGTCAAAGCCAACATCCTGGACGGCAAAGCCGCCGCCGCGGCCACCGCCAAGAGCGAAAACGCCGCCAACGTCCAGAAGAACCTTTCGTCTCACGCTCCCGCGCAGCCGGCCACG CAAAAGATGGAAGACAAACTGGAAGAGGTTCTCCGAGAGTTCAAGTCTCTGCGGGACCGCGTCATCCTGCAGGACCGGCGTATCGCCAGACTGGAAGAGCAGGTCGCCAAGGTTGCCATGTAA
- the LOC125979714 gene encoding homeobox protein goosecoid-2 isoform X1, translating to MSENFALFFTVLIRLPNTEIFSVNPPTMRIFGAFPHLILCSQNLMKRNEGEINLFKKKNKKNRLAGLCLEGGIVPFFFFLSLNFPGGVLQAGPSVAEAGDMERQKFPFTIEDILRNYPDPGQDNPALWCLCCCCCCCCCCCCCCCSRRCCGDGRTARPRQAPQPLAELPTQEPWAATSEAGVREEDQEAEARTPRRTRRHRTIFTEEQLDALEELFLQNHYPDVNAREELAQSTRLREERVEVWFKNRRAKWRRQKRLSFNAENCP from the exons ATGAGTGAAAACTTTGCTCTTTTCTTCACCGTCTTAATCCGCCTCCCTAATACCGAGATTTTCTCCGTAAACCCGCCAACAATGAGGATCTTTGGCGCTTTTCCACATCTCATTTTATGCAGCCAAAATctgatgaaaaggaatgaaggtgagattaaccttttcaaaaaaaaaaacaaaaaaaacagattagCTGGTTTATGTCTGGAAGGGGGGattgtaccttttttttttttcctttctttaaaTTTTCCAGGTGGTGTTCTGCAAGCTGGGCCCAGTGTTGCGGAGGCTGGCGACATGGAGAGGCAAAAGTTCCCCTTCACCATCGAAGACATCCTGAGGAATTATCCAGACCCGGGCCAGGATAATCCAGCGCTGTGGTGTttgtgttgttgctgctgctgctgctgctgctgctgctgctgctgttgcagtCGCCGCTGTTGCGGAGACGGGAGGACCGCCCGTCCTCGGCAAG CACCACAACCTCTCGCCGAGCTTCCCACCCAAGAGCCGTGGGCAGCGACGTCGGAGGCCGGCGTCCGAGAAGAAGACCAAGAAGCGGAGGCCCGGACGCCGAGGAGGACCCGGCGACACAGAACCATCTTCACTGAGGAGCAGCTGGACGCGCTGGAGGAACTCTTTCTGCAGAACCACTACCCAGATGTCAACGCTCGGGAAGAGCTAGCGCAGAGCACTCGCCTCAGAGAAGAGAGGGTGGAG GTTTGGTTTAAAAACCGCAGAGCCAAGTGGAGGCGCCAGAAAAGACTCTCTTTTAATGCAGAAAACTGCCCGTGA
- the LOC125979714 gene encoding homeobox protein goosecoid-2 isoform X2, with product MSENFALFFTVLIRLPNTEIFSVNPPTMRIFGAFPHLILCSQNLMKRNEGGVLQAGPSVAEAGDMERQKFPFTIEDILRNYPDPGQDNPALWCLCCCCCCCCCCCCCCCSRRCCGDGRTARPRQAPQPLAELPTQEPWAATSEAGVREEDQEAEARTPRRTRRHRTIFTEEQLDALEELFLQNHYPDVNAREELAQSTRLREERVEVWFKNRRAKWRRQKRLSFNAENCP from the exons ATGAGTGAAAACTTTGCTCTTTTCTTCACCGTCTTAATCCGCCTCCCTAATACCGAGATTTTCTCCGTAAACCCGCCAACAATGAGGATCTTTGGCGCTTTTCCACATCTCATTTTATGCAGCCAAAATctgatgaaaaggaatgaag GTGGTGTTCTGCAAGCTGGGCCCAGTGTTGCGGAGGCTGGCGACATGGAGAGGCAAAAGTTCCCCTTCACCATCGAAGACATCCTGAGGAATTATCCAGACCCGGGCCAGGATAATCCAGCGCTGTGGTGTttgtgttgttgctgctgctgctgctgctgctgctgctgctgctgttgcagtCGCCGCTGTTGCGGAGACGGGAGGACCGCCCGTCCTCGGCAAG CACCACAACCTCTCGCCGAGCTTCCCACCCAAGAGCCGTGGGCAGCGACGTCGGAGGCCGGCGTCCGAGAAGAAGACCAAGAAGCGGAGGCCCGGACGCCGAGGAGGACCCGGCGACACAGAACCATCTTCACTGAGGAGCAGCTGGACGCGCTGGAGGAACTCTTTCTGCAGAACCACTACCCAGATGTCAACGCTCGGGAAGAGCTAGCGCAGAGCACTCGCCTCAGAGAAGAGAGGGTGGAG GTTTGGTTTAAAAACCGCAGAGCCAAGTGGAGGCGCCAGAAAAGACTCTCTTTTAATGCAGAAAACTGCCCGTGA
- the LOC125979712 gene encoding chemerin-like receptor 1: MGVSRNMLYVWIASNPNQLAKSASRMTVDYIEFGDYSADNESQQNVSVFSTLNVGGKLPFLTPFLVAVNVLVCVVGLAGNSLVIWICGWKMKRTVITTWYLSLAVSDLLFCALLPLEVAYTLTSHWPFGQALCKLVSSALFFNMFSSVFLLVLISADRCVLTCFPVWSRNRRTVRGASAAVALMWMLSALLTLPSLAVRQTALQGDVVRCYVRYTAPSKHKAVALSRFLCGFLVPFLAIVWCSAVLTAKLRGMSIRSGKPYKIMAALIFCFFVCWVPYHTFVLLELNVKKVSLESLQTGMRVGTTLAAANSFLSPVLYIFIGNDFNQMLRRSVTERWESVMDVRTGPSQSVQNMPNV; this comes from the exons ATGGGAGTCAGCAGAAATATGCTCTATGTGTGGATTGCTTCAAACCCAAACCAGCTCGCAAA GAGCGCGTCCAGGATGACTGTGGATTACATCGAGTTTGGAGATTACAGCGCTGACAACGAAAGCCAACAAAACGTCAGCGTCTTTAGCACGCTGAATGTTGGCGGCAAACTGCCGTTTTTGACTCCTTTCCTGGTGGCCGTCAACGTCTTGGTCTGCGTGGTGGGCCTGGCCGGGAACTCCTTGGTGATCTGGATCTGCGGCTGGAAGATGAAAAGAACAGTCATCACCACTTGGTACCTGAGTCTGGCCGTCTCCGACTTGTTGTTCTGCGCCCTCCTGCCCTTGGAGGTGGCCTACACGCTCACCTCGCACTGGCCTTTCGGACAAGCGCTGTGCAAGCTGGTGTCCTCGGCGCTCTTCTTCAACATGTTCAGCAGCGTCTTCCTTTTAGTTCTGATCAGCGCCGACCGATGCGTGCTGACCTGCTTCCCGGTGTGGTCGCGCAACCGCCGCACGGTCCGCGGGGCCTCGGCGGCCGTGGCGCTCATGTGGATGCTCTCGGCGCTCCTCACGCTGCCCTCGCTGGCTGTCAGGCAAACGGCGCTCCAAGGAGACGTGGTCCGATGCTACGTGCGCTACACGGCGCCGTCCAAACACAAGGCGGTGGCGTTGAGCCGCTTCCTATGCGGCTTCCTGGTGCCTTTCCTGGCCATCGTGTGGTGCAGCGCCGTGCTGACAGCCAAGCTGCGAGGGATGAGCATCAG ATCCGGCAAGCCTTACAAAATCATGGCGGCGCTCATCTTCTGCTTCTTTGTGTGCTGGGTCCCCTACCACACTTTTGTTCTCCTGGAGTTGAACGTGAAGAAAGTCAGCCTGGAGAGTCTTCAGACCGGGATGCGAGTGGGCACCACTCTGGCTGCGGCAAACAGTTTTCTGTCACCCGTTCTTTATATTTTCATCGGTAATGACTTCAACCAAATGTTAAGACGCTCGGTGACGGAAAGGTGGGAGTCGGTGATGGATGTCCGGACTGGACCTTCTCAGTCAGTGCAAAACATGCCAAATGTTTGA
- the rnf185 gene encoding E3 ubiquitin-protein ligase RNF185, protein MASAAPSSPSPVAGAAAAENASPGSSSTTAGDGGNQDSTFECNICLDTAKDAVISLCGHLFCWPCLHQWLETRPSRQVCPVCKAGISRDKVIPLYGRGSTSQQDPREKTPPRPQGQRPEPENRGGFQGFGFGDGGFQMSFGIGAFPFGIFATAFNINDGRPPPAAPGTPQHTDEQFLSRLFLFVALVIMFWLLIA, encoded by the exons ATGGCCAGCGCGGCTCCCTCTTCACCTTCCCCGGTCGCCGGAGCGGCCGCCGCGGAGAACGCGAGCCCCGGATCCAGCAGCACGACCGCGGGCGACGGTGGCAACCAGGACAGCACATTTGAGTGCAACATTTGTCTCGACACCGCCAAGGATGCCGTCATCAGCCTGTGTGGACACCTCTTCTG CTGGCCTTGTTTGCACCAG tggCTGGAGACGAGACCGAGCAGACAAGTGTGCCCGGTGTGTAAAGCCGGCATCAGCAGGGACAAAGTCATCCCCTTATATGGGCGCGGAAGCACCAGTCAGCAGGACCCCAG AGAGAAAACACCCCCGCGACCACAAGGCCAAAGGCCCGAGCCAGAAAACCGCGGC GGCTTCCAGGGATTCGGCTTTGGGGACGGAGGTTTTCAGATGTCCTTTGGAATCGGCGCCTTCCCCTTTGGTATATTTGCCACCGCCTTTAACATCAACGACGGCCGACCCCCTCCAG CCGCCCCGGGGACCCCGCAGCACACGGACGAACAGTTCCTGTCCCGACTCTTCCTCTTCGTGGCGCTGGTCATCATGTTTTGGCTCCTCATTGCCTGA
- the coro1cb gene encoding coronin-1C-A isoform X2, which yields MLRRVVRQSKFRHVFGQALRNDQCYDDIRVSRVTWDSSFCAVNPKFVAIIIEASGGGAFLVLPLHKTGRIDKVFPTVCGHTGPVLDIDWCPHNDLVIASGSEDCTVMVWQIPDNGLESPLSEAVVVLEGHSKRVGIVSWHPTARNVLLSAGCDNQVIIWNVGTGEAMIILDDMHPDVIFSVSWSRNGSLLCTACKDKKVRVVDPRKKKIVAEKDKAHEGARPMRAIFLADGKIFTTGFSRMSERQLALWKTDNMEEPICVQEMDSSNGVLLPFFDPDTNIVYLCGKGDSSIRYFEITDEAPYVHYLNTFTTKEPQRGMGYMPKRGLDVNKCEIARFYKLQERKCEPIIMTVPRKSDLFQDDLYPDTAGPDPALEAEEWFAGKNGGPVLISLKDGYVPTKSRDLKVVKANILDGKAAAAATAKSENAANVQKNLSSHAPAQPATQKMEDKLEEVLREFKSLRDRVILQDRRIARLEEQVAKVAM from the exons ATGTTGCGGCGGGTTGTGCGACAGAGCAAGTTCCGCCACGTCTTCGGCCAGGCGCTGAGGAACGACCAGTGCTACGACGACATCCGCGTCTCTCGGGTCACATGGGACAGCTCCTTCTGCGCCGTCAACCCCAAGTTTGTGGCCATCATCATCGAGGCCAGCGGCGGCGGAGCTTTCCTCGTCCTGCCTTTGCACAAG ACGGGCCGCATCGACAAGGTGTTCCCCACCGTGTGCGGTCACACGGGTCCGGTGCTGGACATCGACTGGTGCCCCCACAATGACCTGGTCATCGCCAGCGGCTCCGAGGACTGCACCGTCATG GTTTGGCAGATCCCCGACAACGGCCTGGAGTCCCCCCTCTCTGAGGCCGTGGTGGTTCTGGAGGGCCACTCCAAGAGGGTGGGCATCGTGTCTTGGCACCCCACCGCTCGCAACGTTCTTCTCAGCGCCG GGTGCGACAACCAGGTGATCATCTGGAACGTGGGCACCGGCGAGGCCATGATCATCCTGGACGACATGCACCCCGACGTGATCTTCAGCGTCAGCTGGAGCCGCAACGGCAGCCTACTGTGCACCGCCTGCAAGGACAAGAAGGTCCGCGTGGTGGACCCGCGCAAGAAGAAGATTGTGGCG GAGAAGGATAAAGCCCACGAGGGAGCTCGGCCAATGCGAGCAATCTTCCTAGCAGACGGAAAGATCTTCACCACCGGATTCAGCCGCATGAGCGAGCGCCAGCTCGCGCTCTGGAAAACC GACAACATGGAGGAGCCCATTTGCGTTCAGGAGATGGATTCCAGCAACGGAGTCCTGCTGCCCTTCTTTGACCCGGACACCAACATCGTGTACCTTTGCGGAAAG GGCGACAGCAGCATTCGCTACTTTGAGATCACGGACGAGGCTCCGTACGTGCACTACCTCAACACCTTCACCACCAAGGAGCCGCAGAGGGGCATGGGCTACATGCCCAAGCGCgggctggatgtcaacaaatgtGAAATTGCCAG GTTCTACAAATTACAGGAGAGGAAATGTGAACCAATCATCATGACCGTCCCCCGGAAG TCGGACCTCTTCCAGGACGACCTGTACCCGGACACGGCGGGGCCCGACCCCGCCCTGGAGGCGGAAGAGTGGTTCGCCGGCAAGAACGGCGGCCCGGTCCTCATCTCGCTCAAAGACGGCTACGTGCCCACCAAGAGCCGAGACCTCAAAGTGGTCAAAGCCAACATCCTGGACGGCAAAGCCGCCGCCGCGGCCACCGCCAAGAGCGAAAACGCCGCCAACGTCCAGAAGAACCTTTCGTCTCACGCTCCCGCGCAGCCGGCCACG CAAAAGATGGAAGACAAACTGGAAGAGGTTCTCCGAGAGTTCAAGTCTCTGCGGGACCGCGTCATCCTGCAGGACCGGCGTATCGCCAGACTGGAAGAGCAGGTCGCCAAGGTTGCCATGTAA